TGGCGAACCCCTGGTGCGGGTGGGACGTGCCGGCCGATGTGATCCCCGCCTTGTTCGCGCCCGCGCCCCGGGTGGCCGACCCCGTGCTGCTGGCGGGCATCCGCAGCGACCTGCCGGTGCTGATCGCTTCAGGCGATGCCGACCCGCTGGCGGGTGGCGGCGCGCTGATCCAGCTGCTGGGCCAGCGCTACCGCGAGGCAGGCCTGGCCGACGTGACGGTCAAGCTGTACCCCGGCGCCCGCCACGAAATCCTGAACGAGACCAACCGCGACGAGGTGACGGCCGACATCGTGGCCTGGCTGCGCGCGCACGCGGCGTAGGCGCCGTCCTAGACCGTCGGCACCGTGCCGCCGTCGATCAGGTGCTCTGAGCCCGAGATGGAGCCCGCGCGCGGCGACACCAGGAAGGTGATCAGATCGGCCACCTCTTCCGGCCTGGCCGGCCGTCCGAGCGGGATGCCCCCCAGCGACTGCATGATGATCCGCTGGCCGCCCTCGTAGTCCGTCCCGGCCTGGCGTGCCAGCCGCTCGGCCAGCGCCA
The bacterium genome window above contains:
- a CDS encoding SDR family oxidoreductase; this translates as ALAERLARQAGTDYEGGQRIIMQSLGGIPLGRPARPEEVADLITFLVSPRAGSISGSEHLIDGGTVPTV